In Hippoglossus hippoglossus isolate fHipHip1 chromosome 24, fHipHip1.pri, whole genome shotgun sequence, a single genomic region encodes these proteins:
- the cad gene encoding CAD protein, whose amino-acid sequence MATLILEDGATFRGRPFGAAVSVSGEVVFQTGMVGYPEALTDPSYHCQLLTLTYPMIGNYGVPPNEDGDFGLSKWFESSKIHAAALIIGELSDSPSHWSSVKSLDQWLKEHGIPGIQGIDTRCLTKKIREKGTMLGKLVLDGTPEDSIPLDNPDHRNLVQEVSMKEPRVFNPSGSPRITVVDCGIKYNQIRCLAERGARVTVVPWDHPLDSAEFDGLFVSNGPGDPQLCQATINNLRKVVCVDRPKPVFGICLGHQLLSLVIGAKTYKMKYGNRGHNQPCIHHGTDRCFITSQNHGFAVDPDTLPADWDVLFTNANDHTNEGIVHNVHPLFSVQFHPEHMAGPTDLVGLFDVFLDTVKDHKDGSASKTVKQQLVDHLTFPGSPKPEDVTRPRKVLILGSGGLSIGQAGEFDYSGSQAIKALKEENIQTVLINPNIATVQTSKGLADKVYFLPITAEYVTQVIKNERPDGVLLTFGGQTALNCGVELTKLGVLEKYNVKVLGTPVSSIEMTEDRKVFVEKMEEIGEHVAPSEAALSVEQALAAAERLGYPVLVRAAFALGGLGSGFANNKEELTSLVTSAFAHTVQVLVDKSLKGWKEIEYEVVRDAYDNCVTVCNMENVDPLGIHTGESIVVAPSQTLNDHEYNMLRNTAIKVIRHLGIVGECNIQYALNPESEQYYIIEVNARLSRSSALASKATGYPLAYVAAKLSLGIPLPQLKNSVTNSTTANFEPSLDYCVVKVPRWDLSKFLRVSTTIGSSMKSVGEVMAIGRSFEEAFQKALRMVDENCVGFDHTIKPVSETELLIPTDKRIFVLAAAFKDGYTVDQLHELTKIDRWFLYKMKNISDHERLLETYNQNESTMPPDAMLKAKQLGFSDKQIGLAVQSTELAVRKLRHDWSIIPVVKQIDTVAAEWPAFTNYLYLTYHGTENDLTFEDQHVMVIGSGVYRIGSSVEFDWCAVGCITELRKMGYKTIMVNYNPETVSTDYDMCDRLYFDEISFEVVMDIYERENPEGVILSMGGQLPNNIAMSLHRQLCRILGTSPEFIDSAENRFKFSRMLDTIGISQPQWKELSDTESAMTFCEKVGYPCLVRPSYVLSGAAMNVAYGDTDLEKYLSNAMAVSKEHPVVISKFIQEAKEIDVDAVACDGVVMAIAVSEHVENAGVHSGDATLVTPPQDINQKTMERIKIIVHAIGQELQVTGPFNLQLIAKDDQLKVIECNVRVSRSFPFVSKTLGVDLVALATRLIMGEDMEPVGLMRGKGIVGVKVPQFSFSRLAGADVVLGVEMTSTGEVACFGENRYEAYLKAMLSTGFKIPKKNILLSIGSYKNKSELLPTVQALESLGYDLYASLGTADFYTEHGVKVMAVDWPFEEEESDCPTKEKQRSIMNYLEENHFDLVINLSMRNSGGRRLSSFVTKGYRTRRMAIDYSVPLIIDIKCTKLFVQALHQIGPTPPVKTHIDSMASQTLVRLPGLIDVHVHLREPGATHKEDFSSGTAAALAGGVTMVCAMPNTSPAVTDASTLALVQKLAKAGCRCDYALYLGAASDNAAVLPSIASQAVGLKMYLNDTYSTLKMDNVSLWMEHFEKWPKQMPIVAHAEKQTVAAILMVAQLYQRPVHICHIAKKEEILIIRAAKQKGIQVTCEVAPHHLFLCEDNVPDIGDGPAQVRPMLGTREDMEALWENLDIIDCFATDHAPHSVEEKNSERPPPGYPGLETMLPLLLTAVSDGRLTLDDIIRRLYDNPRKIFNLPVQENTYVEVDLEHEWVIPPSMQFTKSKWTPFQGLKVKGKVRRVVLRGEVAYIDGQVLVPPGYGEDVKTWPTAPIIPPEPVKEAPMTPEHTRPTPPREGPIRTRAASPRRGAGDGRYLLPPRTHRSSDPGLPLEMLMMLPPAVVADGYGHPPPLSRLLSPQPGPGQILAGPASHFQTSPLLHPLIGQHILSVRQFSKEQISHLFNVAHTLRMMVQKERSLEILKGKVMASMFYEVSTRTSSSFSAAMQRLGGSVVHFSESTSSTQKGESLSDSVQTMSCYADVLVLRHPTPGAVESASRHCRKPVINAGDGVGEHPTQALLDVFTIREELGTVNGMTITMVGDLKHGRTVHSLAKLLTQYRITLRYVAPKNLHMPAEIISYVASKGIKQEEFESIEEALPETDVLYMTRIQKERFASEEEYKACFGQFILTPHIMTVAKRKMVVMHPLPRVNEISAEVDTDPRAAYFRQAENGMYIRMALLATVLSR is encoded by the exons ATGGCCACGCTGATCCTGGAGGACGGAGCCACGTTCAGGGGCCGCCCGTTCGGAGCCGCCGTGTCCGTGTCCGGGGAAGTTG TGTTTCAGACGGGTATGGTGGGCTACCCCGAGGCGCTGACTGACCCATCCTACCACTGCCAGCTGCTGACCCTCACCTACCCCATGATCGGCAACTACGGGGTGCCGCCCAACGAGGATGGAGATTTCGGACTCAGCAAG TGGTTCGAGTCGTCTAAGATCCACGCTGCAGCTCTGATTATCGGAGAGCTGTCGGACAGTCCCAGTCACTGgagctcagtcaagtcactGGACCAGTGGCTCAAGGAGCATGGCATCCCCGGAATACAAG GGATCGACACCCGCTGCCTGACCAAAAAGATCCGAGAGAAGGGCACCATGCTGGGGAAGCTGGTGCTGGACGGGACTCCAGAGGACAGTATTCCCCTGGATAACCCCGACCACAGGAACCTGGTCCAGGAGGTGTCCATGAAG GAGCCCCGAGTATTTAACCCCAGTGGCAGTCCGCGAATCACGGTGGTGGACTGTGGCATCAAGTACAACCAGATCCGCTGCCTGGCTGAGAGAGGGGCCCGTGTCACTGTGGTGCCCTGGGACCACCCGTTGGACAGCGCAG AATTTGATGGTTTGTTCGTCAGTAACGGTCCCGGGGATCCTCAGCTCTGTCAGGCCACGATCAACAACCTGAGGAAGGTCGTGTGCGTCGATCGCCCCAAGCCAGTCTTCGGGATCTGTCTCGGACACCAGCTGCTCTCTTTGGTCATCGGAGCGAAGACGTACAAGATGAA GTACGGTAACCGAGGCCACAACCAGCCCTGCATCCACCACGGGACAGATCGCTGCTTCATCACCAGTCAGAATCACGGCTTCGCTGTCGACCCCGACACTCTCCCCGCGGACTGGGACGTCCTCTTCACCAACGCCAACGACCACACCAACGAGGGCATCGTACACAACGTGCATCCCCTGTTCAG TGTTCAGTTCCATCCGGAGCACATGGCTGGTCCGACGGATCTGGTCGGCTTGTTCGATGTCTTCCTCGACACTGTGAAGGACCACAAAGACGGCAGCGCCTCAAAAACAG tCAAGCAGCAGCTGGTGGATCACCTGACCTTCCCTGGTTCCCCGAAGCCGGAGGATGTGACCCGACCCAGGAAGGTCCTCATCCTGGGCTCTGGTGGTCTGTCCATCGGCCAGGCTGGAGAGTTTGACTACTCCGGCTCCCAG GCTATCAAGGCTCTGAAGGAAGAGAACATCCAGACTGTGCTGATCAACCCCAACATCGCCACTGTCCAGACGTCCAAAGGCCTGGCGGACAAAGTCTACTTCCTGCCCATCACTGCAGAGTACGTCACTCAG GTGATAAAAAATGAACGCCCTGACGGTGTCCTGTTGACCTTCGGCGGTCAGACGGCGCTGAACTGTGGCGTGGAGCTGACCAAGCTCGGTGTCCTGGAGAAGTATAATGTTAAAGTTCTGGGAACTCCGGTGTCCTCCATCGAGATGACTGAGGACAGGAAGGTCTTTGTGGAGAAGATGGAAGAGATCGGCGAACATGTCGCCCCCAGTGAAGCGGCGCTGTCTGTGGAGCAG GCGCTGGCTGCTGCGGAACGCCTCGGCTACCCCGTCCTGGTTCGTGCAGCGTTCGCCCTCGGAGGTCTGGGCTCGGGCTTCGCCAACAACAAGGAGGAGCTGACTTCTCTGGTGACGTCGGCCTTCGCACACACCGTCCAGGTACTGGTGGACAAGTCCCTGAAAGGCTGGAAGGAGATCGAGTACGAGGTGGTCCGAGACGCCTACGATAACTGTGTCACC GTGTGTAATATGGAGAACGTTGATCCTCTGGGCATCCACACTGGGGAGTCCATTGTGGTGGCGCCGAGTCAAACGCTGAACGACCACGAGTACAACATGCTGAGGAACACCGCCATCAAAGTCATCAGGCACCTCGGGATCGTGGGAGAGTGCAACATCCAGTACGCTCTCAACCCTGAATCAGAACAG TATTACATCATCGAGGTGAATGCTCGTCTGTCCCGGAGTTCGGCCCTGGCCAGTAAAGCCACTGGTTACCCTCTGGCCTACGTAGCGGCCAAACTCAGCCTGGGGATCCCGCTGCCGCAGCTCAA AAATTCTGTCACCAACTCCACGACAGCAAACTTTGAACCCAGTTTGGATTACTGTGTGGTGAAGGTGCCTCGCTGGGACCTCAGCAAGTTCCTCAGGGTTTCCACCACGATCGGCAGCTCCATGAAGAGTGTTG GGGAGGTGATGGCTATTGGCCGCAGCTTCGAGGAGGCCTTCCAGAAAGCTCTGAGGATGGTGGACGAGAACTGTGTCGGCTTCGACCACACGATCAAACCTGTCTCTGAAACG GAGCTGCTGATTCCCACAGACAAGCGCATCTTTGTGCTGGCGGCGGCGTTTAAAGACGGCTACACGGTGGACCAGCTGCACGAGCTCACAAAGATCGACCGCTGGTTCCTGTACAAGATGAAGAACATCTCCGACCACGAGCGGCTGCTGGAGACGTACAACCAG AACGAGAGCACCATGCCTCCAGATGCGATGCTGAAGGCCAAGCAGCTGGGATTCTCCGACAAGCAGATCGGACTGGCTGTACAGAG CACTGAGCTTGCGGTGAGGAAGCTGCGCCACGATTGGTCCATCATCCCCGTGGTGAAGCAGATCGACACGGTGGCCGCCGAGTGGCCGGCTTTCACAAACTACCTGTACCTGACCTACCATGGTACGGAGAACGACCTGACCTTCGAGGACCAGCACGTCATGGTGATCGGCTCCGGCGTGTATCGCATCGGCAGCAGCGTGGAGTTCGATTGGTGCGCAGTGGGCTGCATCACCGAGCTCAGGAAG ATGGGTTATAAGACCATCATGGTGAACTACAACCCTGAGACCGTCAGCACAGACTATGACATGTGTGACCGCCTCTACTTTGATGAAATCTCCTTTGAG GTGGTGATGGACATCTATGAGAGGGAAAACCCAGAGGGGGTGATCCTGTCGATGGGAGGCCAGCTGCCCAACAACATCGCCATGTCGCTGCACCGTCAGCTGTGCCGCATCTTGGGGACGTCGCCCGAGTTCATCGACAGCGCCGAGAACCGGTTCAAGTTCTCCAGAATGCTGGACACCATCGGCATCAGCCAGCCACAGTGGAAGGAGCTGTCCGACACTGAG TCTGCTATGACATTTTGTGAGAAGGTGGGATATCCCTGCCTTGTTCGTCCTTCCTACGTTCTGAGCGGAGCAGCCATGAATGTGGCCTACGGTGACACCGACCTTGAGAAATACCTGAGTAACGCTATGGCTGTGTCCAAGGAGCACCCTGTCGTCATCTCCAAATTCATACAGGAAGCTAAg GAGATAGATGTGGACGCGGTAGCGTGTGACGGGGTCGTGATGGCCATCGCGGTGTCTGAACATGTGGAGAACGCCGGCGTTCACTCCGGTGATGCCACACTGGTGACGCCGCCTCAGGACATCAACCAGAAGACCATGGAAAGGATCAAGATCATCGTTCACGCCATCGGCCAGGAGCTGCAGGTCACCGGACCCTTCAATCTGCAGCTCATCGCCAAG GATGACCAGCTGAAGGTGATCGAGTGCAACGTCCGGGTGTCCCGCTCCTTCCCGTTCGTATCCAAGACCCTGGGCGTGGACCTCGTTGCCCTGGCAACACGACTCATAATGGGGGAGGACATGGAGCCCGTGGGCCTGATGAGAGGGAAGGGGATCGTAGGAGTGAAG GTTCCTCAGTTTTCGTTCTCTCGTCTGGCCGGAGCGGACGTGGTGCTCGGGGTGGAGATGACCAGCACCGGAGAGGTCGCCTGTTTTGGGGAGAACCGATACGAGGCGTACCTCAAAGCCATGCTCTCCACGGGCTTCAAGATCCCCAAGAAGAACATCCTGCTCTCCATCGGCAGCTATAAG AACAAGAGCGAGCTGCTGCCCACCGTGCAGGCGCTGGAGTCTCTGGGTTACGACCTGTACGCCAGTCTGGGCACCGCGGATTTCTACACCGAGCACGGAGTCAAG GTGATGGCGGTAGACTGGCCGTtcgaggaggaagagagcgatTGTCCCACTAAAGAGAAGCAGCGCAGCATCATGAACTACCTGGAGGAAAACCACTTCGACCTGGTCATCAACCTCTCCATGAGGAACAGCGGGGGTCGTCGACTCTCCTCCTTCGTCACCAAAGGCTACAGGACGAGACGCATGGCCATCGACTACTCCGTCCCGCTCATCATCGACATTAAGTGCACGAAGCTGTTTGTTCAG GCTCTTCATCAGATCGGCCCAACTCCACCAGTGAAGACTCACATCGACAGCATGGCTTCCCAGACGCTGGTCCGGCTCCCTG GTCTGATCGACGTGCACGTTCACCTGCGCGAGCCTGGTGCCACACACAAGGAGGACTTCTCCTCCGGTACGGCAGCCGCTCTGGCAGGAGGCGTGACCATGGTGTGTGCGATGCCCAACACTTCCCCGGCCGTCACGGACGCCAGCACTCTGGCTCTGGTACAGAAG ctTGCTAAAGCGGGCTGCAGGTGTGACTACGCCCTGTATCTGGGCGCTGCTTCAGACAACGCTGCCGTGCTGCCGTCTATCGCCAGCCAGGCGGTCGGTCTGAAGATGTACCTGAACGACACGTACTCCACCCtcaagatggacaacgtgtctctCTGGATGGAG CACTTTGAGAAGTGGCCCAAGCAGATGCCCATCGTGGCTCACGCTGAGAAGCAGACGGTTGCTGCGATCCTGATGGTGGCTCAGCTCTACCAGCGCCCGGTCCACATCTGCCACATCGCCAAGAAGGAGGAG ATCCTGATCATCCGCGCGGCCAAGCAGAAGGGCATCCAGGTCACGTGTGAGGTGGCGCCTCATCACCTCTTCCTGTGTGAGGACAATGTGCCGGACATCGGTGATGGTCCAGCGCAGGTCCGACCCATGCTGGGAACCCGGGAGGACATGGAAGCGCTCTGGGAAAACCTGGACATCATCGACTGCTTCGCCACAGACCACG CGCCTCACTCTGTTGAGGAGAAGAACAGCGAGCGTCCTCCTCCTGGTTACCCCGGCCTGGAGACcatgctgccgctgctgctgacCGCGGTCAGCGATGGACGTCTGACTCTGGACGATATTATCAGACGTCTCTATGACAACCCACGCAAGATCTTTAACCTGCCTGTCCAAGAAAACACCTACGTAGAG GTGGACTTGGAGCACGAGTGGGTGATTCCTCCGTCCATGCAGTTCACCAAGTCCAAGTGGACGCCATTCCAAGGTCTGAAGGTGAAGGGTAAAGTCCGCCGTGTGGTTCTGAGAGGAGAGGTGGCCTACATCGACGGGCAG gtgttggTACCTCCAGGTTATGGTGAAGATGTGAAGACGTGGCCCACGGCCCCCATCATCCCTCCCGAGCCAGTTAAAGAAGCTCCTATG aCTCCAGAGCACACTCGTCCCACTCCTCCCCGTGAAGGCCCGATTCGAACCCGAGCCGCGAGCCCCCGGCGCGGCGCAGGGGACGGCCGCTACCTGCTGCCACCGCGCACCCACCGCTCATCTGATCCCGGACTACCACTGG AGATGCTGATGATGCTTCCTCCAGCCGTTGTGGCGGACGGTTACGgccaccccccccctctgtcccgGCTGCTCTCCCCTCAGCCGGGTCCGGGTCAGATACTCGCTGGACCGGCGTCCCACTTCCAGACGTCTCCGCTCCTGCACCCGCTGATCGGCCAGCACATCCTGTCTGTGCGGCAGTTCAGCAAAGAACAG ATCTCACACCTTTTCAACGTCGCCCACACTTTGCGTATGATGGTTCAGAAGGAGCGAAGCCTGGAGATCCTGAAG GGTAAAGTGATGGCGTCCATGTTCTACGAGGTCAGCACTCGCACCAGCAGCTCCTTCTCCGCGGCCATGCAGCGTCTCGGCGGCTCCGTCGTCCACTTCAGTGAATCCACCTCGTCCACGCAGAAAGGAGAATCTCTGTCCGACTCGGTTCAGACCATGAGCTGCTACGCTGACGTTCTGGTGCTCCGACACCCGACGCCCGGAGCTGTGGAG AGTGCGTCCCGTCACTGCCGTAAACCAGTGATCAACGCTGGAGACGGCGTCGGGGAGCATCCCACCCAGGCCCTGCTGGACGTCTTCACCAtcagagaggagctggggaCAGTCAACGGCATGACG atAACTATGGTCGGTGATCTGAAACATGGCCGCACAGTTCATTCCCTCGCCAAACTGCTGACCCAGTACCGCATCACTCTGCGCTATGTGGCGCCCAAGAACCTCCACATGCCGGCAGAGATCATCAGCTACGTGGCCTCAAAGGGCATCAAACAG GAGGAGTTTGAGAGCATTGAAGAAGCTCTGCCTGAGACCGACGTCCTCTACATGACGAGGATCCAGAAGGAGAGGTTCGCCTCCGAGGAGGAATACAAGGCC TGTTTCGGTCAGTTCATCCTCACTCCTCACATCATGACTGTGGCCAAGAGGAAGATGGTGGTGATGCATCCGCTGCCCAGAGTCAATGAAATCAG TGCCGAAGTGGACACGGACCCGAGAGCAGCATATTTCCGTCAGGCGGAGAACGGCATGTACATCCGAATGGCCCTGCTGGCCACCGTACTGAGCAGATAG
- the dnajc5ga gene encoding dnaJ (Hsp40) homolog, subfamily C, member 5 gamma a isoform X2 codes for MAEPNASRPQRKMSTAGESVYKVLGLEKGATAEDIKKAYRKLALKYHPDKNPDNPEAADKFKEINNANSILNDETKRKIYDEYGSMGLYVSEQFGEESVKYYFLMSKWWFKGLVLCCTLFTCCCCCCCCCFCCGKCKPPDDDDNYQYVDPEDLEAQIKAEQDGGK; via the exons ATGGCTGAACCAAACGCCTCCCGTCCCCAAAGGAAGATGTCCACAGCTGGGGAGAGTGTGTACAAGGTGCTAGGGCTGGAGAAAGGAGCGACTGCTGAGGACATCAAGAAAGCGTACAG AAAACTAGCACTGAAGTACCATCCGGACAAGAACCCGGACAACCCGGAGGCGGCGGATAAGTTTAAGGAGATCAACAACGCCAACTCTATTTTAAATGATGAGACCAAGAGGAAGATTTACGACGAGTACGGCTCCATGGGCCTGTATGTGTCCGAGCAGTTTGGAGAGGAAAGCGTCAAATACTACTTCCTTATGTCCAAATGGTGGTTTAAG GGTCTGGTTCTGTGCTGTACActgttcacctgctgctgctgttgctgctgctgctgtttctgctgtgGGAAGTGTAAACCACCTGATGACGATGACAACTACCAGTACGTGGACCCTGAGGACCTGGAGGCCCAGATCAAAGCAGAGCAGGACGGAG
- the dnajc5ga gene encoding dnaJ (Hsp40) homolog, subfamily C, member 5 gamma a isoform X1 — MAEPNASRPQRKMSTAGESVYKVLGLEKGATAEDIKKAYRKLALKYHPDKNPDNPEAADKFKEINNANSILNDETKRKIYDEYGSMGLYVSEQFGEESVKYYFLMSKWWFKGLVLCCTLFTCCCCCCCCCFCCGKCKPPDDDDNYQYVDPEDLEAQIKAEQDGGNTVIIGQPKSNLAPESSEGQSQPIPLPLAMPPAEPKSPTSACPAGAENPGETLPESK; from the exons ATGGCTGAACCAAACGCCTCCCGTCCCCAAAGGAAGATGTCCACAGCTGGGGAGAGTGTGTACAAGGTGCTAGGGCTGGAGAAAGGAGCGACTGCTGAGGACATCAAGAAAGCGTACAG AAAACTAGCACTGAAGTACCATCCGGACAAGAACCCGGACAACCCGGAGGCGGCGGATAAGTTTAAGGAGATCAACAACGCCAACTCTATTTTAAATGATGAGACCAAGAGGAAGATTTACGACGAGTACGGCTCCATGGGCCTGTATGTGTCCGAGCAGTTTGGAGAGGAAAGCGTCAAATACTACTTCCTTATGTCCAAATGGTGGTTTAAG GGTCTGGTTCTGTGCTGTACActgttcacctgctgctgctgttgctgctgctgctgtttctgctgtgGGAAGTGTAAACCACCTGATGACGATGACAACTACCAGTACGTGGACCCTGAGGACCTGGAGGCCCAGATCAAAGCAGAGCAGGACGGAG GTAACACAGTAATCATAGGCCAGCCCAAATCTAACCTGGCTCCAGAAAGCTCAGAAGGCCAGAGTCAGCCCATTCCCCTGCCGCTGGCCATGCCGCCAGCCGAGCCCAAGTCGCCGACCTCGGCCTGTCCAGCGGGGGCAGAAAACCCCGGAGAGACTTTACCAGAGTCGAAATGA